From one Planococcus citri chromosome 3, ihPlaCitr1.1, whole genome shotgun sequence genomic stretch:
- the LOC135839507 gene encoding nitric oxide synthase-interacting protein homolog, with amino-acid sequence MTRHARNCTAGAVYTYYEKKKDARSSGYGTETQRLGKDSVKDFDCCCLTLQPCRNPVVTRDGYLFDKEAILEYTIVKKNEISRQLKEYEKQKKKEETELAELAVAEKRSKIVHFLKNEQTIASSQPSTSGAVNNSISNMANGKDKQLPSFWLPSQTPDAKTRKLEKPDTTVYCPMSGKPLKIKGLIDVKFKEIKDSSDKTKLIAKKERYECAVTGDVLSNSIPVAVLATTGDVVTMECVEKIIKKNMIHPLTNEKLKEKDIIPLQRGGTGYAQTNNSLKVENHRPVLQA; translated from the exons ATGACGCGTCACGCAAGAAATTGTACTGCTGGTGCAGTTTATACATATTACGAAAAGAAGAAAGATGCTCGAAGTTCTGGATACGGGACAGAAACTCAGAGACTTGGTAAAGATTCGGTCAAAGATTTCGATTGCTGCTGTTTAACGCTACAACCTTGCAGAAATCCTGTTGTAAC CCGAGATGGTTATTTATTCGATAAAGAAGCTATTTTGGAATATaccatcgtgaaaaaaaatgaaattagcaGACAACTAAAGGAATATGAGAAacaaaagaagaaagaagaa acAGAATTAGCGGAATTAGCCGTTGcagaaaaacgttcaaaaattgtacatttcttgaaaaatgaacagaCGATTGCTTCTTCGCAACCATCAACTTCTG GAGCGGTAAACAACTCAATCTCTAATATGGCAAATGGAAAAGATAAGCAGCTACCCAGCTTTTGGTTACCATCTCAAACACCAGACGCTAAAACTAGGAAGTTAGAAAAACCT GACACTACGGTGTATTGTCCCATGAGTGgaaaaccattgaaaattaaaggtTTAATTGACGTgaaattcaaagaaatcaaAGATTCATCAGACAAAACAAAACTGATTGCTAAAAAAGAGCGTTACGAATGTGCAGTTACTGGTGACGTCCTGAGCAATTCTATTCCAGTTGCTGTTTTAGCTACCAC TGGCGATGTTGTGACAATGGAATGCGTTGAGAaaatcatcaagaaaaatatgatACATCCGTTAACCAATGAAAAACTTAAAGAAAAAGACATAATTCCTTTGCAACgg GGTGGTACCGGGTATGCACAAACGAATAAtagtttgaaagttgaaaatcataGACCCGTTTTGCAAGCTTAA
- the Yif1 gene encoding protein YIF1B: MNFNDQLNRSANPGAAGRRLVRRPHETPGLESTRVNPQAPHVYNPMNDAQYGQNYVDNSFHAQNVHPYAQPGMMPPSNPNNYSYPAPSETSGFPQANLLTDPVVASAAMQFGQAFVASGRQELEKYVGVSRLKYYFAVDTAYVSKKLSIILFPYLHSDWSVKYDQNEPIQPKFEVNAPDLYIPTMAFLTYILVAGFILGVYDRFSPEKLSIEALNALAWNALEVLVQLITLYISNINTNLKTYDLLAYSSYKYIAIIVILLTNLLFGRVGYLISLTYLSASLAFFLMRTLKLQILAEPVPYQQDMYGIPQPAVQQLGLKRRQYFLLFVSCSQVLLIWWLTWRIV; this comes from the exons ATGAATTTCAACGATCAATTAAATCGTAGCG CTAACCCTGGCGCCGCCGGTCGAAGACTGGTGAGAAGACCACACGAAACACCCGGTTTGGAGTCGACACGTGTCAATCCTCAAGCCCCTCATGTGTACAATCCTATGAATGATGCACAGTATGGACAGAATTATGTCGATAATTCTTTCCACGCTCAAAACGTCCATCCGTACGCTCAACCAG GTATGATGCCGCCATCAAATCCGAATAATTACTCCTATCCAGCACCATCGGAAACTAGTGGGTTTCCTCAAGCTAATCTCTTGACTGATCCTGTTGTTGCTAGTGCTGCGATGCAGTTCGGTCAAGCTTTCGTCGCATCTGGACGGCAAGAATTAGAGAAATACGTCGGAGTTTCAAGACTTAAGTACTATTTCGCCGTAGATACGGCGTAcgtctcaaaaaaattatcaattattctGTTTCCGTATTTGCATTCG GATTGGTCGGTTAAGTACGATCAAAATGAACCGATACAGCCGAAATTTGAAGTAAACGCTCCAGATTTGTACATTCCTACAATGGCGTTTCTTAC aTATATATTAGTCGCTGGTTTTATTTTGGGAGTATATGATCGATTCAGTCCTGAAAAATTGAGCATAGAAGCTTTAAATGCGTTGGCGTGGAACGCTCTCGAGGTGCTTGTGCAGTTGATTACCCTCTATATTTCAAACATCAAtacgaatttgaaaacataCGATTTGCTCGCTTACTCCAGTTATAAATACATAGC GATTATCGTCATTTTATTGACGAATTTACTATTTGGCCGAGTTGGATATCTAATATCTTTAACCTATCTGAGTGCATCGTTGGCCTTTTTCCTC ATGAGAACATTGAAACTACAAATTCTTGCTGAACCAGTGCCTTACCAACAAGATATGTATGGAATTCCTCAACCCGCTGTTCAACAATTAGGATTGAAAAGAAGACAGTATTTCTTGTTGTTTGTATCGTGCTCACAAGTTCTTCTGATATGGTGGTTGACTTGGAGAATAGTTTAA